The Methylomonas rhizoryzae genome includes the window GCGCTGTCTTACGGCGTCGGCCAATTGTCCTGGCTGCCGGAAAAATTAGGTGTCGATACTTTCGACCTGCAACAAGGCAAAACGCTGCAAGACACCTTGGTCTCGGTCGGCCGCTATTTGACTCCGGATTTTTATATAGGCAGCAAAATCAACTTGTTCAGCCAACAAGCCAGCTTGATTTTGAAACATAAAATCGGCAAAAACTTCAGCGTGGAAACCCAAACCGGCAGCTCGCAACGGGTGAAATTCAATTGGGAAGTGGATACGAATTGAGCGATTTAAAACTTATGGCCCTTTACAAATTATCAATCATGGTCTACCCGATCAGCTGAAATATGTCGGTTTTTTTAACACAAGTTAACAGCTTGACCACAAACCGGCAAACAAACTATTGAAATGATTATAACTATTAATATGGCACAATTAATGCTTATATTTTGACATGGAAAACAATTTCGGGGGATATCACATGTTAAAAAAACTTTTTCTGACCGCATTGCTTGCGGTCCCGATAACAAGCCAATCGGCCACTTTCAATACCTGGACCACAAACGAAGGCGGAACCGGTAACTACATCTTAACGGTTACGGAACAAGCGACCGACGGCATATTCGATTTCAACTTGACGGTAAATCCTTGGAACGCCGAAGCGTTGGGATTGTTTATCGATTTCGGCAACAACGACCTGGGCGCGACGACGCTGAGCAACGTTACCCCATCAGGACAAGTCAGCTTGTTCGCGACAGATACCAGCTCTGACAACTGCGGCTCAGGATGCAACCTGAACGGCTTGTTCGCGCCGGTATCGTCTCCGGACGGCGAATGGGAACTGGTTTTTCGCTTAGGCAGTCAAGGTTTCAATAACATCCAGACCTTTTCGTTCACCGTTGGTGGCTTAGCCGGACTGAACGATACCGATATTACCTTGGCAGCTATCCGCTCTCAGCAACTATGTTCCGGCACCGATACATTGCCCACTGGTAGCTGCGGAGGCAGCGACAAATCGTACGGCTATCCAACCTTCCCAGGGCCCACCGTCCCCGAGCCTGGTATTTTGGGCTTGATCGGCATTAGCGCGCTGGCTTTGCGTAAATTCGCAAAAAAACAGTAACTATTCGGTCATTCTCGTGGGAGCGACGCGAGTCGCGAATTGAGACGTCGCTCCTGCGTATCCGTACGCTTCTTGCTATCGTTACTCCGACATCAGCCGGAGTGCTCGCTGAACAATGACAACGTATCGTTGTTTGCATATAACGCCGGTTTATCCGGCGTTATTGCCATCCCTGGCCGTCTTCTCGACGAATCCCAAAGCAAAAACTCAAGCCTGTAACGCTTGTTTACGCTTACCCAAGCCCAGCATGCCCGCAAACGCGGTAGTGAATAACCAAACGGCTGCCGGCACCGGTACCGGCGCAGTCGTTAGCGTGGCGCTGTATTGCTGACCGATAGCGGTACTGCCCGTGCCGTTACCGCCTATCCACAAACTGTAATGACCGGCCGCCAAATTCAAAAAGGTGATTTCCACCGAGTTGCCTACCAGCGAATAGTCGACGCCACCGTCGGAACTGGTAGTCGAGGCGTGCCCCAAGTAAACCAAATTGCTGGCCCCGCGGTTACCCGGATTATAAGGATCGGCGTTCCAGGAACCGTGCTTGCTGCTGGTGGTGGTTTCGTCCCAGTTTTCCCACAAGGTAAATCCCGGTACGAAAACGGAGCCCAAGGCGGCATCGGCTTCTACTTTGATAGTCAAATTGGCTGCCGAACTCAAGCTGATCAAGCCGAAGTCCAAGGCATTGCCCCAACTGGATGCCGGGTTCCATTTATTGTTATAGGTTTCGATGACATAGCCGCTAGGCGCGCCTTCCGCCAAAGCGTCCGCGGTCGAGACTTCCAAGCTGGAACTGTCGCCATGGATGTGTGCCATCCAGGTTACCGGCAAACGGCCGGTATAGTCGGTTGCGGCTCCACCGGTCCAGGTTCCGGCGCCGTTAGTGGCGTTGCCGTTCGCCAAACTGCTTGAGGTGTTGTACGACACGTGGGCTTGCGCGCTCGTGGCTCCCGTCAGCAACAAACCTATCGTTCCGGCCAGCGCTGATTTTTTATACTGATTCATGCCTTTTCCCTGTGATCTATAAAATTCGGGTTGGATATCTAAGATGCGCTCACCTGACAGCCTACCGCCAGCAGGGTCGACCGCAGGGGCGCAACACAAATAGAGCAACCGACATGCCATTCCACAAGGCATTGATTTTAAATAGCTCTACTACACTAATTTCCAAAACATCGGTCAAAGCCCGCAAGAAAATCCGCGAAATAACATAGTTTCCCATTTCACAACGATCGATCAGCGCCGTGACCGTCTATTGCTGGAAATCCGCAGTAGGACTCAGGTAATACACGCCGTCGTCGTGATTGACGACCCGTTGGTAGGGAATGAAATCCAGCTCGTGCAGTAACACGATAGCGTGGGTCTTGATCAAGCAATACACCCAATCGCCTTCGCGCAAGCCCATGCCGCGGTTAGCCGCCGGGGTAATTTCCGCCAATAAGATTATTCCGCAATCGATTTGCACGATGACGCTATCGCCGCGGGCAATGACGGCGCACACGCGTCCCTTGATTTGATTCTGGATAGAGATGCCTTGAATATAGTGATGCGACAACGCAATATCGTTGGCGCGTATGGCAATATCGACCTTGGTTCCCGGCTCCAATTGCGGACGATACGGCAAAGCCAGCGCATAACCGCCAAAGCCGGCAAAACTGCAACCGCCGAGTTCCTCGTGGCATTGCATCTTGACCGTGACGATGTTGTCGGTTTGCCGCACGCCTAAAAAGCGCAAGACCTGCTGTCGTTTGGCCAACTCGCGGATAGGCCCGCTTTGCGCAATACGCCCGTGTTCCATGATTAGCAAGGTGTCGCTCAAGCACAGAAGTTCGGACATCGATTGGCTGGCATAAATCACCGGAATGCCGAATTCGTATTGCAACCGTTTAAGTAAGGGCAACACTTGCTGACGACAGGATTCGGGCAGCGTCGCAAAAATATCGTCCAGCAACAACAATTTAGGGGATTGCAGCAAAGCGTAGGCCAATGCGACCCGCTGCCGCTGTTCGCCCGACAATTGACCTACCCGTTGATCCAGCAAGTGGCTCAACTCCAAAAGACGCAGCAAAAACTCCACGGAAAACCAGCGCCGACGCCACGCCCAATACCGGCCAACCGAATGCAACACTTCCCTGACGGTTTGCCCGCTTCCCCGATAGGCCGCTTGCAACACCGCGCCTATCGGTCTGGCTGCGGCCGGCATTGCAATGCCATGCCGGCTGTCGAACAAAGCAACGCCGTCCAGCAAAATATATCCGCTTTGCGGTTGCAAGGTACCGGCAATGATTTCCAGCAACGTGCTTTTTCCGGCACCGGCCTCGCCGTACAAACCCGCACCGCTTGCTTGCACATTGAGTTCCGCCGCCAGTTCAAAGTAACCGCGGCGTAGTTTGACGTTGACTTCCAATTGCATAAACGCCTACTCCCACTGTTGCGAAAACACGCTGTTTAAGAAATTTTCGGTGCCGCCTTGTCGCGATAGCCTAAGTACAGTCCGTCAATTGGCGATGGCAAGGATGACTGCACCCGCTTTAAACACGACCGTCGCCGGTTGGCCCACCCGCAACCTCAAGTTTTCGATGCTGTCGTTGGTCACGGTGGAGGCGATTTTTTGCCCGCCGGCGAGTTCCAAATCGATTTCCGCATTGACCGCTCCCGGTTTGATCGCGGTCACCACACCCGGCAGTTGATTGCGGGCCGACAACCGATACCCGCCGAAATCGGTAACAAGGATGATTTGCGGGGCTTTGACCATCGCAATGGCCGGCACACCCGCTTTTACCCCTAATGTCTCGACCGAGTCCTTGGTAATGGAGGCAACGATCGTTTCTCCGCCGGGCAAGCCGACATGCACTTCCGCATTGACCGCACCGATTACCACTTCACTGACCACACCGCTAAATTGATTGCGCGCACTGGCTTGCATAAACTTGCTCCTAAAATTTATCTCAATATCGATGAACCCTTGATTTGCACATAAACCGGCATCCCGACATGCAAGTTCAACGCCAGCAGGGATTTTCGAGTAATACGCGCCAATAAGGCCTGTTGTCCTACGTTTAAAGCAACTACGTTTTGACCGTCGACCGCATCGTTCAAACCGGTCACGGTCGCCGGCAATACATTCAAAATACTGGTAGCCGCCGGCCGCTCCAATGCGATACTGATGTCGCTGGCATTCAGTTGCAATCTGAACTCGCTGCCTACCGGCGCATCCACCAGCGGCACACACAATTCCCCGCCATCGAACTTAACGTGGGTCAGGTGGTAGTCCGGCTCGTGGCTCGCTACGGACACCGGCCAAACCACGGCAGCCTGTTTTTCCAGGGCTAAGGGCAAATCCAGGCGGCTCAAGGTTTGCGCCAAAGGCCCGGCCGCTTGCACCCGGCCTTTTGCCAATACCACCATGTAATCGGCAAGCTGAGCCACCTCATGCCGGGAATGGGTGACGTACAACACCGGCATGCGCAACTCCTTATGCATGTCGATCAAATAAGGCAGAATTTCCTGCTTGCGCTGTTCGTCCAACGCCGACAAGGGCTCGTCCATCAGCAATATCTTGGGATTAAGCGCCAAGGCCCTGGCTATCGCCACCCGCTGCCGCTCGCCGCCCGACAGGCCGGCCGGCATCCGTTGCAACAAATGGCCGATTCCCAATAATTCGATGACGTGCGCCATGTCGCCGTTGGCTTTTTGCTGTCTCAAACGTTTGACGCCGAACTGCAAATTGCCCGCTACCGTTAAATGCGGAAATAAATTGGCCTCCTGAAACACATAACCCAACGCGCGTTGGTAAGTCGGCACGAACACCGAACGGGCGCTGTCTTGCCAAACGTCGTCGCCAATCTGCAAATAGCCGTTGCCGGCCTGTTGCAATCCGGCCACGCAGCGCAACAAACTGGTCTTGCCGGAGCCGGACGGCCCGAACAACACAGTGATGCCGGTACCCGGCAAAGTTAAATCGACGTCCAGCGAAAATTGGCCGTAGTTCAAGTTAAAACGGGCTGAAATCGGATTGAGCATTAGGTCAAGGGATGCGCGACTGGCTGGGTTTTTAATGCGGTATAAAGCACCAGCAACACCAAAAAAGAAAACAGCAGCAAACCACCGGCTAAAGCATGGGCTTGCCCCAGCTCCAAGGCTTCCACATGGTTGTAGATTTGCACCGACACGACACGGGTTTTGTCCGGAATGTTGCCGCCCACCATCAACACCACGCCGAACTCGCCGACGGTATGCGCGAAGCCTAAAATCGCTGCGGTCAAAAAACCCGGTCGGGCCAACGGCATAACCACGTGAAAAAAAGTATCCAGCGGTCCTGCCCGCAAAGTCGCCGCCGCCTCCAAGGCCTGGGGCCCGATGCCGGCAAATGAAGCCTGCAAAGGCTGCACCACGAAAGGCAGGGAATACAGTACCGACGCGACCACCAGTCCGGCGAAGGTAAACGGCAAGGTACCCATGCCCAAAGCACTGGTCAGCTTGCCTATCGGCCCATTCGGACCCAGCAAAATCAAGAGATAAAAACCCAGCACGGTAGGCGGCAACACCAAAGGCAAGGCCACCAAGGCGTTGCATAAGCCCTTCCAACGCGACTGAGTTCGGGCCAGCCACCAAGCCAGCGGCGTGCCGAAAATGAGCATTAAACAAGTGGCCACGCCGGAAACCTTGAAGGTCAACCACAACGTGGCGAAATCCGCTGAATTCACACTAACAACTCCTTACTATGTAAGTCATGACCATGAAAGTCATGGTGGGAACGACAGATAGCCGCGATTCGCAAGGCCCTCATCGCGACTATGCGTCGCTCCTACCAAACTACCTTTCATTTGCCGGGGCGGTTGCCAAGCCTTCATGGTAGTTACTATGAAAATCATCGTGAGGGCGGGGCGATGCCCTTGTCGCGCATAGCCTTTCGAATCGCCACCGGGCGTCGCTCCCATTATCAATGCTTTTCATCGGCGGGGGGATTTGCCACGACTTCGCGCCCGTTAGGCAAGCGATAGCCGTAACGTTCGATAATCGCCAAAGCTGGCGGCGACTTCAGAAATGCCATCAACGCCGATGCCGCCGGGTTTTGCGCACCGGCCTTCATTAACACGGCGTCTTGCCGAATCGGCATATGCAATTCTGTCGGCACTACCCAACCCGAACCTTCGCCGATGCCGCCGCCATCGGCGATCACTTGCGACAACGCGATGAAACCCAATTCGGCATTGCCGGTACTGACGAATTCTTGGGCTTGAGAAATATTTTCGCCATACACCAACAAAGGCTGCAGTTTGTCGTATACCTTCAGTTTGTTCATGACCTCCACGGCGGCAACACCGTAGGGCGCCAGTTTCGGATCCGCCAACGCCAAATGTTGAAAACCGCCTTTGTGCAATATTTGCCCATCGGCGTCCACCGCACCCGGTTTGGCCGACCACAGTAGCAAAGTACCTAGCGCATAGGTAAAACGGCTGCCGGCCAGCGCAACCCCTTCTTGTTCCAATCGTAGCGGCTTATCGCCGTCGGCGGATAAAAACACTTCGAACGGTGCCCCGTTCAGCAATTGCGATGCGAATTTACCGGACGAACCGAAGGCTAAATTCGCCCCGTAGCCGGTTTGCTTTTCGAATTCGGCGGCAATCTCGCTCATCGGCTTGGTAAAGTTGGAAGCCACCGCCACCAACACCGTTTCGGCCTGCGCCGTAAACGAATACAGGAATAAACAAGCAGCCAAGCAAACGCTTTGCCTAAGGTAGGTGACCATCGATTTCTCCTGGTTGATTCTTAAAAAGATACATGCACTATGCCTACGGCGGTTTTAAAATCTCAGCTGACTTTGCAGGTAAACATAATCCACGTCGCCCTCGGCCGGTGCCGACGGCGCGTGTTGGGCAAACGCCCCTTTAAACAAATGCGCCCAGGCGGCTTCGAAATTTAAACTGCTGTTGAAATCCCAGCGGGCCGTCAATTCCAGTTGATGTCCAATATCGCCGCCGCTTTTTCCGGTTTTATCGCGCAGGCCGGCTGTCGTCCAACTGTCGGTATCGGACGCCAACCAGAAGTAGCGGTGCCTGACACTCATTTGCACATCGCTACGCGGCGAAATACCGATGCCGTATCCCGGCGTATTGATGTTGCTGCGCGCGAAGGCGCCGTAAATACCGGTCGGGCCGAACTCGAAACGGCGCGCACCATACAGCGTATCGAAGCGCTGGTCGAGGTTGTCGTTAGGGTCTTCGTCGCCGCTGGCGTAATCGTAATCCAGGCCGAATCGAGGCGACCAGGGCACGTCTAAGGTGTAACCAAGACTGACATGCTCATACCAAGCGGCGTGATCCAAGTCTTTGCCGTCGCTGTTGGCGGTGGTTTTTCTAACCGTACCCAATTGCCCTATCGCTTCCAGTTCGAAATCGAGTTTGGCTTTGGCCGGTTTCAGGTAAAAACGCATACCAGGCGTGAAGTAACGGCGGTTACGAGTGGGGTTTCGAATGCTGTCGCCTTCATCCAAATGGTAAAGATAAGCCTCGGCGTTTATACCCCAAAGCAAATCGTACAGCTCCAAAAATCCGCCGGAAAACCAGGTATGCGTGTCTTCCTCATCGAATTCGTGCGTTTCGGCCAGGATTGCCTTTTCCTTGTCCGGAAAACGCAACACCGGCATGGTTACGAAACCGGTAAAGGCCCACTGACTGTAATCGGTAACACGCAATTTCACCCCGGTAAAACTATTGATGGTATTTCTAAGGGCATTACGCGCCACCAAACGCCGGCTGCCGATATTCAAGGTTTGCCTACCGGCCGTCGCGTCGGCCCCTATACCGCTATAAAACAGATTCTGCTCCGCCCAGTTGAGGTAGCCCTGGATGAAATCGGCGTTGTCGGCGTGAGTGGTGTTGAGGTCCGAATCCTTGTCGCTCAACAGCGCGCGAGCATCGACGAATTCCGCTCCCGCCCGCAACTTGCCCAGATTGGCTTCCAGCCAAAACGCGGTTTGCAATGCGATTTGTTGGTCGCCGCCGCTGCCGGAGGCCTTGAACGCGTTGTCGAAAGTCTCATAGCGGGTACGCTGCTCCACAGACATCGATAACCAATCCGGCAATTTCAACATGTCATGCAAATTCCACACCGGCTTTTCATATTTCCCGCCCCCCAACAAAGGATCGTGCATTTGGCTGGAGAACGCCGCAAAAGGCGGCCGGATGTATTTAGGTTTCTCCGCCGCTTCGACAACTTCGCAAGCTAAAAACGTGCATGCGCTTAACAACGAAAGAGGTAAGGCGGTGCTTGCGCGACCGACCGGTTGTATCGCCATAGGGAGCCTGCTGTGTCTGTTAGTTGATAGATTTCTTCCTCGCCTTGAATACCGCGCAAGGCATGGTCGTTGGGGCCAGTTTAATTCGTTATGTACAAAAGTAAATAACGAAACGCAAAATGGTTTATTCACCCTGGTTAAATAACAGAGCGATCACAAGGTTATTGCGCCGGGAAAACGCGTTGGATTTGCCGACAAGCTAGCTTGCGCCAATACAATATCAGGCAGGAGAGAGGCAAACATCCCGATACGGCGCCGCAAATCCGGCTAGCGGATAGCGGCTCGGGAAGGCAGAAGAAGAACGCTAGAAAAAACTATGGAGCGCTTGGCGACAAACCGCGGCAATAAACGGCGTACCCCGCTATGTAGCAATAGCATAAGGCCGGCAGAACCAATGCCGCCTGGATACCGAACGCATCGGCCAATGCGCCTTTCAGCAACGGCACAATCGCACCGCCGACTATCGCTGCGCACAAGATGCCGGAGCCCTGGCCGGTGTGTTCGGCCAAGCCGGTTAAAGCCAGGGAAAACAGGGTCGGAAACATCACCGAATTGCATAGCCCTACGGCGATCAAACTCCACATGGCCGGCTGGCCGCTGGCAATAGCCGCGGTAACGACCAGCAAAACCGCCGTTGCCGCATGACCGGCCAGTACCCGAGCCGGATGGAAATGGCGCATCACTACCGCGCCGACAAAACGACCCGCCATAGCGCCACCCCAATAAAACGCCAGGAAACGGCCGGCTTGCGCTTCCGGCAAACCCGCAATATCGCTTTGCCCGAGGAAACTCACCATAAAGCTGCCGATAGCGACTTCGGCACCCACGTACAAAAAGATGGCAACAGCACCCCAACGTAAATGCGGATAGGCCCAGGCATTGGCATGAACAGGCACTTTGCCGCCGCCGGTTTCGACGTTTGTCACTATCGCCGGTAGACGCAACACCGCAAACAGGCATGCCAACAAAAACAATACCCCGGCCAAGCCCAAATAAGGCAGTTGCACGCTTGCAGCCTGCGCCGCTTGATAAGCCGCCAATTCGGCCGCGTCCAAACCTTGCAACTGCGTTTCGCTTTTCACCGCTACCGCCATGATCAGCGCCGAACCGAAAAACGGCGCGAGCGTGGTACCCAACGAATTGAAGGCCTGAGTCAAGGTCAGACGGCTGGACGCGGTTTCGGGGCTGCCCAACACGGTCACGTAAGGATTGGCGGCAACTTGCAACAAGGTGATGCCGGAGGCCAATACGAAAAACGCGCCCAGAAACAGCGGATAGCTATGCAGGCCGGCCGCCGGATAAAACAGCAAACAACCACTGGCGGCAACCGCTAAACCGACCACGATACCGCGCCGATAACCCAGTTTTTCCACCAGATAACCGCTGGGCAGCGACATCACGAAGTAAGCGGCAAAAAAACAGAATTGCACCAGCATGGCTTGGGTGTAATTCAGGGTAAAAACCGCCTTCAAATGCGGGATCAAAATATCGTTCAGGCAGGTGATGAAGCCCCAGATGAAAAACAAGGACGTCAGCACAGCCAAGGCCGGGGTTTGATTGGTTCGGGTCGTTGGATTCGCCGACATCCTTAACTCCATTTGCTTAATCGGCCAGCACTTCGAAACTCGCACTTTCGTCGCCCACCATCACATTGAACTCCCCGGGCTCCACGATGCGCCGCATGTCCGGACCGATGAAGGATAAATCCTCGGGTTTCAAGGTAAATTGCAACGCGCGCCGTTCGCCGGGTTGCAACGCCACTTTGCTGAACGCTTTCAGTTGTTTGACCGGCCGGGTGACCGAGGCATACACGTCGTTCAGGTACACCAAGACCGCTTCTTTGCCGGGCCGGTTGCCGGTGTTTTCGACGCTTACGCTTAATTTGACCTCCTCACCGAGCCGATAGCGGCTGCGTTCGAGCCGTAAGCCGCTGGTTTTAAAACGGGTGTAGCTCAAACCGTGGCCGAAAGGATACAGCGGCTG containing:
- a CDS encoding TOBE domain-containing protein, whose product is MQASARNQFSGVVSEVVIGAVNAEVHVGLPGGETIVASITKDSVETLGVKAGVPAIAMVKAPQIILVTDFGGYRLSARNQLPGVVTAIKPGAVNAEIDLELAGGQKIASTVTNDSIENLRLRVGQPATVVFKAGAVILAIAN
- a CDS encoding ATP-binding cassette domain-containing protein; translated protein: MQLEVNVKLRRGYFELAAELNVQASGAGLYGEAGAGKSTLLEIIAGTLQPQSGYILLDGVALFDSRHGIAMPAAARPIGAVLQAAYRGSGQTVREVLHSVGRYWAWRRRWFSVEFLLRLLELSHLLDQRVGQLSGEQRQRVALAYALLQSPKLLLLDDIFATLPESCRQQVLPLLKRLQYEFGIPVIYASQSMSELLCLSDTLLIMEHGRIAQSGPIRELAKRQQVLRFLGVRQTDNIVTVKMQCHEELGGCSFAGFGGYALALPYRPQLEPGTKVDIAIRANDIALSHHYIQGISIQNQIKGRVCAVIARGDSVIVQIDCGIILLAEITPAANRGMGLREGDWVYCLIKTHAIVLLHELDFIPYQRVVNHDDGVYYLSPTADFQQ
- a CDS encoding sugar MFS transporter, producing MSANPTTRTNQTPALAVLTSLFFIWGFITCLNDILIPHLKAVFTLNYTQAMLVQFCFFAAYFVMSLPSGYLVEKLGYRRGIVVGLAVAASGCLLFYPAAGLHSYPLFLGAFFVLASGITLLQVAANPYVTVLGSPETASSRLTLTQAFNSLGTTLAPFFGSALIMAVAVKSETQLQGLDAAELAAYQAAQAASVQLPYLGLAGVLFLLACLFAVLRLPAIVTNVETGGGKVPVHANAWAYPHLRWGAVAIFLYVGAEVAIGSFMVSFLGQSDIAGLPEAQAGRFLAFYWGGAMAGRFVGAVVMRHFHPARVLAGHAATAVLLVVTAAIASGQPAMWSLIAVGLCNSVMFPTLFSLALTGLAEHTGQGSGILCAAIVGGAIVPLLKGALADAFGIQAALVLPALCYCYIAGYAVYCRGLSPSAP
- the modB gene encoding molybdate ABC transporter permease subunit, with amino-acid sequence MNSADFATLWLTFKVSGVATCLMLIFGTPLAWWLARTQSRWKGLCNALVALPLVLPPTVLGFYLLILLGPNGPIGKLTSALGMGTLPFTFAGLVVASVLYSLPFVVQPLQASFAGIGPQALEAAATLRAGPLDTFFHVVMPLARPGFLTAAILGFAHTVGEFGVVLMVGGNIPDKTRVVSVQIYNHVEALELGQAHALAGGLLLFSFLVLLVLYTALKTQPVAHPLT
- a CDS encoding alginate export family protein, yielding MAIQPVGRASTALPLSLLSACTFLACEVVEAAEKPKYIRPPFAAFSSQMHDPLLGGGKYEKPVWNLHDMLKLPDWLSMSVEQRTRYETFDNAFKASGSGGDQQIALQTAFWLEANLGKLRAGAEFVDARALLSDKDSDLNTTHADNADFIQGYLNWAEQNLFYSGIGADATAGRQTLNIGSRRLVARNALRNTINSFTGVKLRVTDYSQWAFTGFVTMPVLRFPDKEKAILAETHEFDEEDTHTWFSGGFLELYDLLWGINAEAYLYHLDEGDSIRNPTRNRRYFTPGMRFYLKPAKAKLDFELEAIGQLGTVRKTTANSDGKDLDHAAWYEHVSLGYTLDVPWSPRFGLDYDYASGDEDPNDNLDQRFDTLYGARRFEFGPTGIYGAFARSNINTPGYGIGISPRSDVQMSVRHRYFWLASDTDSWTTAGLRDKTGKSGGDIGHQLELTARWDFNSSLNFEAAWAHLFKGAFAQHAPSAPAEGDVDYVYLQSQLRF
- the modC gene encoding molybdenum ABC transporter ATP-binding protein; protein product: MLNPISARFNLNYGQFSLDVDLTLPGTGITVLFGPSGSGKTSLLRCVAGLQQAGNGYLQIGDDVWQDSARSVFVPTYQRALGYVFQEANLFPHLTVAGNLQFGVKRLRQQKANGDMAHVIELLGIGHLLQRMPAGLSGGERQRVAIARALALNPKILLMDEPLSALDEQRKQEILPYLIDMHKELRMPVLYVTHSRHEVAQLADYMVVLAKGRVQAAGPLAQTLSRLDLPLALEKQAAVVWPVSVASHEPDYHLTHVKFDGGELCVPLVDAPVGSEFRLQLNASDISIALERPAATSILNVLPATVTGLNDAVDGQNVVALNVGQQALLARITRKSLLALNLHVGMPVYVQIKGSSILR
- the modA gene encoding molybdate ABC transporter substrate-binding protein; translated protein: MVTYLRQSVCLAACLFLYSFTAQAETVLVAVASNFTKPMSEIAAEFEKQTGYGANLAFGSSGKFASQLLNGAPFEVFLSADGDKPLRLEQEGVALAGSRFTYALGTLLLWSAKPGAVDADGQILHKGGFQHLALADPKLAPYGVAAVEVMNKLKVYDKLQPLLVYGENISQAQEFVSTGNAELGFIALSQVIADGGGIGEGSGWVVPTELHMPIRQDAVLMKAGAQNPAASALMAFLKSPPALAIIERYGYRLPNGREVVANPPADEKH